The Bicyclus anynana chromosome 4, ilBicAnyn1.1, whole genome shotgun sequence genome window below encodes:
- the LOC128198059 gene encoding uncharacterized protein LOC128198059 has product MSSYLGNLASFDYKINEWEVFHSRLTQFIKLNKISDDSQSAVLLTHLSDDSYRLIRNLVHPKKLEVCSYTELVEVLNQHFTPKRSTFADRAKFYEASRSDGESIEEWAARLRGLAVYCDFGAELDTLLRDRFVLGFRAGPERDKLFECDSKTLTFGQALEVAQKTACARQARVVVKEEPVFRVGEQRKAGHGQAQAKPSRSEDRSSVMQRCSVCGLRSHSADKCRFRNLKCRSCGGGHLVKMCKNKSNVHNIGAQSEGCSQDPLAGRDCRECDLFNMRFPN; this is encoded by the coding sequence atgagttctTATCTCGGAAACTTAGCCTCTTTTGactataaaattaatgagtGGGAAGTGTTTCACAGTAGATTAACACagtttataaagttaaataaaatctctGATGATAGTCAAAGTGCAGTGTTATTGACACATCTCTCGGATGACTCATATCGGTTAATTCGAAATTTGGTGCACCCAAAGAAGCTCGAAGTATGTAGTTATACTGAGCTGGTAGAAGTGCTAAACCAGCATTTTACGCCAAAAAGGTCGACCTTCGCAGACAGGGCAAAATTCTACGAAGCAAGCAGATCGGACGGTGAGAGTATCGAAGAATGGGCGGCGCGGCTAAGAGGGTTGGCCGTATATTGTGACTTCGGTGCAGAGCTGGACACGCTCCTGCGCGACCGTTTCGTTCTGGGCTTCCGAGCAGGGCCGGAGCGTGATAAACTCTTCGAATGCGATTCGAAAACCTTGACATTCGGACAAGCCTTGGAAGTGGCACAGAAGACGGCTTGTGCGCGACAGGCGCGCGTCGTCGTGAAAGAGGAGCCAGTATTTCGCGTCGGTGAGCAGCGGAAGGCTGGCCACGGCCAGGCTCAGGCCAAGCCGAGTCGATCGGAGGATAGATCGAGTGTAATGCAGCGCTGTAGTGTGTGCGGGTTGCGATCCCATAGTGCCGATAAGTGCAGGTTCCGTAACCTGAAGTGCAGATCCTGTGGGGGAGGGCATTTAGTTAAAATGtgcaaaaataaatctaatgtgCATAACATCGGTGCACAATCGGAAGGGTGTTCCCAAGACCCTCTTGCAGGGAGGGATTGCAGGGAGTGTGACCTTTTTAACATGAG